One Paramisgurnus dabryanus chromosome 9, PD_genome_1.1, whole genome shotgun sequence genomic window, GAAATATAGTCTTAAAATTCTGAATGAATTCAGAATGTCAAATTGTCACGGTCATGTTCTATGTATTCCTAGAAGTTCTTGAGTAGTTCTATTGTTTCATTGGTCCTTGTGCTGATTGTTCCCCAGGTGTGTCTTGTTATCCCTGATAACACACTACAGATATGGCTGACACAGACAGAACTTCAAAATAAGAGTATGATACAGGGATACGTAGAGCATAACTGTGACACAAATAATCTGCCTTTttgaattttttaaatacattataGTTCAGCATCATTCCTACTTGTTGTTCTTATCAAATTTCAACAGGTTGGAAGGCGTGTGAGGACACTGTCCTCACCCTGACCCTCACCCCCTGTGACGAGCAGGGGACCTCAGGAGAGGCGAGGCCAGAAATTCTTGTGGAAGAGGCAGAGCCGGAAGGCCTCATGGAGGAGGCGGAGCTGGAAGGCCCCGCTGTGGAGTTGACAGGCCTTGTGGCGAAGGCGGAGCTGGAAGGTCCTGGTGTACAGGCAGAAGGCCTCGTGGAGAAGGCGGGGCTGGAAGGCCACGTGGAGAAGGCGGGGCTGAAAGGCCTCATGAAGGAGGTGGAGGTGAAAAGCCCCGGAATAGAGGATGAAGGCCTTATGGAGGAGGTGGGGCTGGAAGGGTCCACTATGAAGAATAAAGACCTTGTGGAGGAGGCGGAGCTGGAAGGCCCCGCTGTGGAGACGGCATGCCTTTTGGAGAAGGTGGCGCTAAAAATCCCTGCTGTGGAGGCTGAAGCCCTTGTGGAGGAGGCGGGTGAAGAAGATCTACCTAAAAAAGGTAACTCTTACAGTTAATGTTTAAAGCTCTGAAAGCAACACTCCATTCTGATTGGGTATTCATTTTTGTAGTATGACATAGGTTACACATgagggtttgtgtgtgtgtgtgtgtgtgtgtgtgcgcgcgcgcgtgtgcgcgcgtgtgtgtgacTGTTTTAATGAGCATGTATAAAAAGATATACCTAAATAGTCCTGTATTGTTTGCCACTCCATACTTAGTTTGACATCTGACTTCTTCAAAACCACAGGGTCAACAGGGAAGAGAAAGCAGAAGTCAGGCATGT contains:
- the LOC135773689 gene encoding uncharacterized protein isoform X3; the protein is MSWFVQVCLVIPDNTLQIWLTQTELQNKSWKACEDTVLTLTLTPCDEQGTSGEARPEILVEEAEPEGLMEEAELEGPAVELTGLVAKAELEGPGVQAEGLVEKAGLEGHVEKAGLKGLMKEVEVKSPGIEDEGLMEEVGLEGSTMKNKDLVEEAELEGPAVETACLLEKVALKIPAVEAEALVEEAGEEDLPKKGSTGKRKQKSEAEMDKSKKKKKNCAYHTGLDVFPIRSALKERVRKGQRELLIDWEPCAACGKQWTPTWEPKESFV
- the LOC135773689 gene encoding uncharacterized protein isoform X2; translation: MVSNTKKCPNCPQVMPCATKVCKACGAEQPKKARLMKRLQALDKKKGEWVSNLKKNHNEAAMRDEAIILLEKLHAMGYKPLLLLQKKGNGKKPKIASLTPRCELDPLATQHLSKMAAFYELVCAGWKACEDTVLTLTLTPCDEQGTSGEARPEILVEEAEPEGLMEEAELEGPAVELTGLVAKAELEGPGVQAEGLVEKAGLEGHVEKAGLKGLMKEVEVKSPGIEDEGLMEEVGLEGSTMKNKDLVEEAELEGPAVETACLLEKVALKIPAVEAEALVEEAGEEDLPKKGSTGKRKQKSEAEMDKSKKKKKNCAYHTGLDVFPIRSALKERVRKGQRELLIDWEPCAA